A genomic window from Roseofilum casamattae BLCC-M143 includes:
- a CDS encoding COP23 domain-containing protein → MLNTYLNRLIHFSAIAISVSATLSPAQSRDLPVDTQPAPAEPTDGVVVEIQPRFTCETNGGYPTVMYRPVSQPDRVYAWATPIELGGGWTPERRCMEISRRLEFYRPDGLLQLQTGRENGYNTVCATTQADDRCRIVFTVPPGENPEFIRDRVFENLAIADRGETTQPVSTFVEGKPTQTWLELLGQLSDLDRSENTRTGDLHRDRIELRPFLDPADGGTGQYLK, encoded by the coding sequence ATGCTTAACACTTACCTTAACCGACTGATTCATTTCAGCGCGATCGCCATTAGCGTGAGCGCAACCCTTTCTCCCGCTCAATCTCGCGATCTCCCCGTCGATACTCAACCCGCTCCAGCAGAACCAACAGATGGAGTCGTTGTCGAGATTCAACCTCGCTTTACCTGCGAAACCAATGGAGGATATCCCACCGTAATGTATCGTCCCGTCAGTCAACCCGATCGCGTTTATGCCTGGGCAACTCCCATTGAACTCGGAGGAGGTTGGACTCCGGAACGCCGCTGCATGGAAATTAGCCGCCGCCTCGAATTTTATCGTCCCGATGGTTTGCTGCAATTGCAGACCGGACGAGAAAATGGCTACAATACCGTCTGTGCTACTACTCAAGCCGACGATCGCTGTCGCATCGTATTCACCGTTCCCCCTGGAGAAAACCCAGAATTCATTCGCGATCGCGTTTTCGAGAATTTAGCGATCGCCGATCGAGGCGAAACTACGCAACCCGTCAGCACCTTTGTTGAAGGCAAACCCACCCAAACTTGGCTAGAACTCCTCGGTCAACTCTCCGATCTCGATCGGTCTGAAAACACCCGTACAGGCGATCTCCACCGCGATCGTATCGAGCTGCGTCCATTTCTCGATCCAGCCGATGGCGGAACCGGTCAATATTTAAAGTAA